One Nostocoides sp. HKS02 genomic window carries:
- the rplK gene encoding 50S ribosomal protein L11 — protein sequence MPPKSKKISGFIKLQIQAGAATPAPPVGPALGQHGVNIMEFVKAYNAATESQRGNVIPVEITVFEDRSFTFITKTPPAAELIKKAAGVPKGSGEPHKTKVAKLSADQVRAIAEQKMEDLNANDIDQAMKIIAGTARSMGIDTTL from the coding sequence ATGCCTCCCAAGAGCAAGAAGATCTCCGGCTTCATCAAGCTGCAGATCCAGGCCGGCGCAGCCACCCCGGCACCTCCCGTCGGCCCCGCGCTCGGTCAGCACGGCGTCAACATCATGGAGTTCGTCAAGGCGTACAACGCGGCGACGGAGTCCCAGCGCGGCAACGTCATCCCCGTGGAGATCACGGTCTTCGAGGACCGGTCCTTCACCTTCATCACCAAGACGCCGCCGGCCGCCGAGCTGATCAAGAAGGCCGCTGGCGTGCCCAAGGGTTCTGGCGAGCCGCACAAGACCAAGGTCGCCAAGCTGTCCGCCGACCAGGTCCGCGCCATCGCCGAGCAGAAGATGGAAGACCTGAACGCCAACGACATCGACCAGGCGATGAAGATCATCGCCGGCACCGCCCGCTCGATGGGCATCGACACCACCCTCTAA
- the secE gene encoding preprotein translocase subunit SecE yields the protein MSADTRGSGRTGRKRDRDGNPISRFFRSVSLFISQILDELRKVVRPTRSELVNYTIVVIVFVTFVMALVSTVDFGFTKLVLWVFGG from the coding sequence GTGAGCGCGGACACCCGCGGCTCTGGTCGCACCGGTCGCAAGCGCGACAGGGACGGCAACCCGATCTCGCGGTTCTTCCGCTCCGTGTCCCTGTTCATCAGCCAGATCCTCGACGAGCTGCGCAAGGTCGTGCGGCCCACGCGCTCGGAGCTGGTCAACTACACGATCGTGGTGATCGTGTTCGTGACGTTCGTGATGGCGCTGGTCTCGACCGTGGACTTCGGCTTCACCAAGCTCGTCCTGTGGGTCTTCGGCGGCTAG